In Simkaniaceae bacterium, the genomic window GAATGCGTACCAGGGGATCACATAAAGCTTTGACTCCTTGATCGATTCCATGTCCTTCGCTTCCTAAAACTAAAATCCAATCTCTCATGGGCTTAAAATCACTGACTGACACATTCCCAACCTGAGGATCGGCTCCAATAATTTGATACCCGGTTTGTTTGAATTTTCCCAAGTCTTGAATGCTATGGTTTGCATGATAAACCTTCATTTTGAAGATGGCGCCCATGCTTGTTTTAACAGTGCGGCGAAGATAGGGAGGAGAACACATTGAATCAAAGATGATCTCTTCAATTCCAAATGCGGCTGCAGAACGAATGATCGCTCCTACATTTTCCGCATTAGCAAGTCCTTGTAAAAAAATAGCCGGACCCTGAAGCAATTTCAGATCTCTCATTGGAGGGATTTTAGCAAGAGCCATAATCCCCTGATGCATCTTATATCCAATGATTGCCTGCATGATTTGTTCATTGCCGATTAAAACTCGATGATGGTGTTTTTCAGGAATGAATGGGATATAGTTTTCTAAAATCACAATAGAAATGATTTCTAAATCACTTTGAAAAAGTGAAGTCACAACCTTTATCCCCTCGGCAATAAACGTCTCTTGCTGCGCCTTAAGAGATAAATAGGGAATGAGTCGCTCATCATCTAAAGAATCAATTTTTTGCATGAATATTCCTCTAAAGGGAGATATACCGAAATAAACTGAAGAATTGGTTTTTCATTTCATTTCGCTATATTGTGATTGATTAAAAATCGATTCCCCTTTCACAATTTAAAAAATCTCCTCTATTTATAGGAGGGAATTTTTTAACTTCTCGAGTGTTAATGATTTTTTTTAAATATCTTTTCGTTCTACTTCTTGCAATCCTCCCCCACGTTTGCCATGCAAGAGCCCTTGATAATACGGGAATGGTTCCTCTGCTCTCTTTTGGAGGAGGGATTTTTAACGCTTTCAAAACACCGAAAAGCGGTGAATTTCAAATACAATACACGACAGCCCTATCTATTGCAATGGCGCGCCCCTTTATTGGTGCTTTCACATCAACACGAGCTAACTTTTATCTCTATGCGGGAATCGGTTGGGATCTGCATTTTTCTAAGCGACTTGTTATCACACCCAGCTTCGCTCCCGGAGTCTATTTCCAAGGGCATGATAAGGACCTCGGTTATCCACTTGAGTTCCGCACCTGTTTAGATATCGCCTATAAATTTGATAATAAAGCCCGTCTTGGCATGCAATTTTATCACTTATCTAATGCGAGTATTTCTCAAAAAAATCCCGGAACGGAATGCCTCATCTTTTTCTACTCAATTCCCATTAATAATGGGATATGATATATCCCATTATTATAGACAAGATTCCAAAAGAGAGCCTCCTCATGATTCGATCTCTTCTTTTATTAGTGAATTTCATTAATGACTATGTTCATGAACAGGGCAAGTATAATCTCTGCTTAAAACATATTCAATCCAATGATGTGATAAACAAAGTGAATGAAGCGATCCTCTTTTCAAGACGCCATTCGATTCCCATCGTCCATGTCGTCACTTCTTTCCATAGCAATTATATTGATTTGCCAACCCACTCCCCTCTCTTCAAACAAATTAAAGAACATGATGCCCTTAAACTCGATACTTGGGGCTGTCAAATCCATGAAGATGTTTTTATCGATCCTTCCGATACCATCTTACACAAACATCGCATCAGCTGCTTTTATGGAACGGAACTTGAACAAATTATCATGACCCAGCAAATTAATACCCTACTCATTGGAGGGATTTCAACGCCGGATGAAGTGGAAATGGCTGCAAGAGAAGCGCATGATCGCGATCTCTACTCAATTATCTTAAGCGATTTATGTGCAGCAAAAGAAGATGCGCGTCATCTCCTAGCCCTAGAGATGATGAGCCGCTATACTAAAATCAAAACCCTCGAAAAACTGATTCAGCGAACATCTTAATGCGCTCTCTTATGGAACCAAGCTGTTCCATAGGTTCTATCAACACCCGTTAAAGATAATAAAAACAATCCGGATTTGAAAAAAGATTCGGCTAAAAAGTACGTACGATAACAAATATTCCCTTTGAACCAAAACCGCTCCCATTGACTTTTATCCAAACACGATTGGATCAATTCATAAGAAGACTTAAAAAAAGCCTCAATTTGTTCTTTCTTGGGAACAATCGGCATAGGCATGACAAACAGTGCACTTAAGGTAAAATCTTTTAATGAATGCT contains:
- a CDS encoding acyloxyacyl hydrolase, translated to MIFFKYLFVLLLAILPHVCHARALDNTGMVPLLSFGGGIFNAFKTPKSGEFQIQYTTALSIAMARPFIGAFTSTRANFYLYAGIGWDLHFSKRLVITPSFAPGVYFQGHDKDLGYPLEFRTCLDIAYKFDNKARLGMQFYHLSNASISQKNPGTECLIFFYSIPINNGI
- a CDS encoding cysteine hydrolase, encoding MIYPIIIDKIPKESLLMIRSLLLLVNFINDYVHEQGKYNLCLKHIQSNDVINKVNEAILFSRRHSIPIVHVVTSFHSNYIDLPTHSPLFKQIKEHDALKLDTWGCQIHEDVFIDPSDTILHKHRISCFYGTELEQIIMTQQINTLLIGGISTPDEVEMAAREAHDRDLYSIILSDLCAAKEDARHLLALEMMSRYTKIKTLEKLIQRTS
- a CDS encoding RNA methyltransferase — encoded protein: MQKIDSLDDERLIPYLSLKAQQETFIAEGIKVVTSLFQSDLEIISIVILENYIPFIPEKHHHRVLIGNEQIMQAIIGYKMHQGIMALAKIPPMRDLKLLQGPAIFLQGLANAENVGAIIRSAAAFGIEEIIFDSMCSPPYLRRTVKTSMGAIFKMKVYHANHSIQDLGKFKQTGYQIIGADPQVGNVSVSDFKPMRDWILVLGSEGHGIDQGVKALCDPLVRIPICSEIDSLNVAAASAIFLYILKLAG